A window of Gossypium raimondii isolate GPD5lz chromosome 7, ASM2569854v1, whole genome shotgun sequence genomic DNA:
ATCTGtgccatctggtctcttaacctctgaacttcagcttgagcctgactccccgaaggcatgtattgttCTGagttggatccaaaatattgggtttggttaacaaaagatccctgaaatcgaacccgaccatacctttcaggatccaaaacttcagtaataatctggttatcaatgtcgtcaagaTGAACAAAACTATCACTTGAAGCAATCGCTTcatactccgcctttttatcctttagtttctcctaataaatcaatGAAAGAGTTAGAAATgcaatatatattacaaaaacaaatgtaacataacttaacattatttacattacaaacaaataattaaaccattataattaaacactataaatatttaaaataattcaaatttttattaagaaaacataccataatttctgcagcttcagaaGTCATAGGAGATCTATTTTTcgtcctatgtgtaatgtcaaaaagctaaaggcgtccaactttttgaccagacgacaattcctacaatatagt
This region includes:
- the LOC105799338 gene encoding uncharacterized protein LOC105799338, which produces MTSEAAEIMEKLKDKKAEYEAIASSDSFVHLDDIDNQIITEVLDPERYGRVRFQGSFVNQTQYFGSNSEQYMPSGSQAQAEVQRLRDQMAQMQASTDERIAQLKAEAERKYE